A portion of the Lolium rigidum isolate FL_2022 chromosome 1, APGP_CSIRO_Lrig_0.1, whole genome shotgun sequence genome contains these proteins:
- the LOC124663665 gene encoding aspartic proteinase nepenthesin-1-like, with the protein MTKDMSVLQLLPYVLVLTMSFAWPITESTTGRATIRADLTHVDSGRGFTKRELLRRMAARSRARLDSRWSPPGRGGNAHAVTVPVARGTTGKADYNSEYNIHFAIGTPTPQPVVATLDTGSCFPVAPIWAGGTCVDLLGCGCRRPPRHGSWIKAHRSIHSGREPRDLGAERGLDGVELGADGFLRRCGSALTVERTPSTVVWTSLICSLVSSTNTLTASSISFLYVAKRLSYSSFVSDRRSRYKALDSGERFSMASALRRPANREGTRLSRLGRAGAGPPSSDEVDFSSCIAGPLTGSDLIWTQCVCMSCFEQPFPVLDPSVSGTFRVMPCTDHLCEHGGLVVSGCNLKDKTCLYAYHYGDKSGTYGTMGQDTFTFKEPNGMAATVPNLRFGCAQINHLTFRTNETGIAGFGRGPLSLPSQLKVARFSHCFTTIVEGKPSPVFLGTPDNLQAQATGQIKATPFVPNPRSPLYYLSLKGITVGKTRLPFNASVFALKGDGSGGTITDSGTALTSFPEAVFQALRKAFALQVLLPVEEDNDMCFSTSPKEKLPAVPKLILHLEGTDWDLPRENYVLDIDHEDGTGGELCLMIVSSGEGSSRTTIGNFQQQNMHIVYDLEVNKMFFVPARCDKL; encoded by the exons ATGACGAAGGACATGTCAGTGTTGCAGCTTTTACCCTATGTTCTCGTCCTAACTATGTCGTTCGCCTGGCCGATCACCGAGTCGACGACCGGCCGCGCGACCATCCGCGCCGATCTCACGCACGTGGACAGCGGCCGCGGCTTCACCAAGCGCGAGCTGCTCCGGCGGATGGCGGCTCGATCGCGGGCTCGCCTAGACAGCCGGTGGTCACCTCCCGGCCGCGGCGGCAACGCCCACGCGGTGACCGTGCCTGTGGCCCGCGGCACCACCGGCAAGGCGGACTACAACTCCGAGTACAATATCCACTTCGCCATCGGCACGCCGACCCCGCAGCCCGTGGTGGCGACGTTGGACACGGGCAGT TGTTTCCCCGTGGCGCCCATCTGGGCCGGCGGTACGTGCGTCGACCTCCTTGGATGCGGATGTCGACGGCCTCCCCGCCACGGCTCCTGGATCAAAGCGCATCGCTCGATCCACAGCGGCCGCGAGCCCCGCGATCTCGGAGCTGAGCGTGGACTTGACGGCGTCGAGCTCGGCGCCGATGGATTCCTTCGCCGCTGCGGATCGGCGCTTACCGTCGAGCGGACGCCATCGACGGTGGTGTGGACGTCCTTGATCTGCTCCTTGGTGTCGTCGACGAACACCTTGACCGCGTCGAGCATCTCCTTCTTGTATGTGGCGAAGCGGCTCTCGTACTCCTCCTTCGTCTCCGATCGGAGAAGCCGGTACAAGGCCTTGGATTCCGGCGAGAGATTCTCCATGGCTTCTGCTCTACGTCGGCCGGCGAACCGG GAAGGGACCCGCTTGTCACGCTTGGGCCGGGCCGGTGCTGGACCGCCGTCTTCAGATGAAGTGGACTTCTCCTCGTGCATAGCTGGACCGCTGACAGGCAGCGACCTCATCTGGACGCAATGCGTGTGCATGTCCTGCTTCGAGCAGCCATTTCCTGTTCTCGACCCCTCCGTCTCCGGCACCTTCCGTGTCATGCCGTGCACCGACCATCTTTGCGAGCACGGGGGCCTAGTGGTCTCCGGGTGCAACCTCAAGGACAAAACGTGCCTCTACGCCTACCACTACGGCGACAAATCGGGCACATACGGCACAATGGGCCAGGACACCTTCACCTTCAAGGAGCCCAACGGTATGGCCGCCACCGTGCCGAACCTCCGCTTTGGTTGCGCCCAGATCAACCACCTGACCTTCAGAACGAACGAGACCGGCATCGCCGGCTTCGGCCGCGGGCCGCTGTCTCTGCCGTCGCAGCTCAAGGTCGCCAGGTTCTCGCACTGCTTCACCACCATCGTAGAGGGCAAACCCAGCCCGGTGTTCCTGGGCACGCCGGACAACCTCCAAGCCCAGGCCACGGGGCAAATCAAAGCCACCCCGTTCGTGCCAAACCCAAGGTCACCGTTATACTACCTTTCGCTCAAAGGGATCACCGTCGGCAAGACGCGGCTGCCGTTCAACGCGTCGGTGTTCGCGCTCAAGGGCGACGGCTCCGGCGGCACCATCACGGACTCCGGCACCGCCCTCACCAGCTTCCCGGAGGCCGTGTTCCAGGCCCTTCGGAAGGCGTTCGCGTTGCAGGTGCTGCTGCCCGTCGAAGAAGACAACGACATGTGCTTCTCCACCTCGCCGAAGGAGAAGCTGCCCGCCGTGCCGAAGCTGATCCTCCACCTAGAGGGCACGGACTGGGACCTCCCCCGCGAGAACTACGTCCTCGATATCGACCACGAGGACGGCACCGGCGGCGAGCTGTGCTTAATGATCGTTTCGTCGGGCGAGGGCAGCAGTAGGACGACCATAGGCAACTTCCAGCAGCAGAAC ATGCACATCGTCTACGATCTGGAGGTCAATAAGATGTTCTTCGTGCCCGCGCGCTGCGACAAGCTATGA
- the LOC124663674 gene encoding lysM domain-containing GPI-anchored protein LYP6-like, whose translation MPTPATATAAAAALLLILAAAGGAAAKTTIEPCASADSCTALLGYTLFADMKASEVASLFRADPAALLAANALDFASPGAANRILPKGLSLRVPTRCACNDGVRRSVSVRYAARPADTLATVADVVFAGLASADQIRSANGLAQEDPDALLDAGQVLVVPFPCVCFNSTDNNLPAVYLSYVVRVGDTVQSIAAGHDTTVTDLSNVNAMGSPIVAPGDILAIPLPACASRFPNFASDYGLLVANGTYALTAGNCVECSCGPGSLDLYCTPASLAATCSSMQCSNSSLMLGNVTAQTTSGGCSVSSCSYGGLVNGSIATSLSSGLQPTCPGPHQFPPLMEPSTAASHGSFLAPSPAPGPGEAGSAVPGSSEPGGSTNSAGSLSQGPSVHQLTILILSLVLYLHM comes from the exons ATGCCGACGCCCGCGACCGCgaccgcggccgcggcggcgctgctgctgatcctcgcggcggcgggcggcgcggcggccaagACGACGATCGAGCCGTGCGCGAGCGCCGACTCCTGCACGGCGCTGCTCGGCTACACGCTCTTCGCCGACATGAAGGCCTCCGAGGTGGCGTCCCTCTTCCGCGCGGACCCGGCCGCGCTGCTGGCCGCCAACGCGCTCGACTTCGCCTCCCCGGGCGCCGCCAACCGGATCCTCCCCAAGGGGCTGTCCCTCCGCGTCCCCACCCGCTGCGCCTGCAACGACGGCGTCCGCAGGTCCGTCTCCGTGCGCTACGCCGCGCGCCCCGCCGACACGCTCGCCACCGTCGCCGACGTCGTCTTCGCGGGGCTCGCCTCCGCCGACCAGATCCGCAGCGCCAACGGCCTCGCGCAGGAGGACCCCGACGCGCTGCTCGACGCCGGGCAGGTGCTCGTCGTCCCATTCCCCTGCGTCTGCTTCAACTCCACCGACAACAACCTCCCCGCCGTATACCTCTCCTACGTCGTAAGGGTCGGGGACACCGTCCAGTCCATCGCCGCCGGACACGACACCACCGTCACGGATCTCAGCAATGTCAATGCCATGGGAAGCCCCATTGTGGCACCGGGCGACATTCTTGCAATCCCACTGCCAG CTTGTGCATCAAGATTTCCTAATTTTGCTTCGGACTATGGATTGCTTGTGGCAAATGGGACCTATGCACTAACGGCTGGTAACTGTGTGGAGTGCAGTTGTGGGCCAGGGAGTCTCGA TCTGTACTGCACACCAGCTTCATTAGCAGCGACTTGTTCAAGTATGCAGTGCTCCAATAGCAGCCTAATGCTTGGTAATGTGACTGCCCAAACCACCAGCGGTGGCTGCAGCGTCTCATCTTGCAGCTATGGTGGCTTAGTTAACGGAAGCATTGCGACATC GCTATCCTCTGGTCTTCAACCTACATGCCCTG GACCGCATCAATTTCCTCCACTGATGGAGCCGTCAACTGCAGCAAGCCATGGCTCGTTTCTTGCTCCATCCCCTGCACCAGGACCTGGGGAGGCAGGCAGTGCTGTTCCTGGCTCATCAGAACCCGGGGGGTCTACCAATTCTGCTGGAAGCCTCTCCCAGGGGCCTTCGGTGCATCAACTGACGATCCTCATTCTTTCTCTAGTCTTGTACTTGCATATGTGA